The stretch of DNA GACAAAGCTTTTGGCATTATCGAAACCTAACCATCCATTGCTGAAAAAGATCCTTACCGATGCACCTGGTACTTATCACCACAGCATCATGGTGGCCAATTTGTGCGAAGCGGCGTGTGAAGCCATCGGAGCAGACGGTCTGCTTGCCAGGGTCGGGGCTTATTATCACGATCTCGGCAAAACGCGGCAGCCGCAGCTCTTCATCGAAAACCAAATGGGACGGAAGAATCCGCATGACTCGCTATCTCCGCGGCAAAGTGCTGAAATCATCATACGTCACCCATATGACGGTGCTCAGATGCTGAAAGACAATCGCTTTCCAAAAGAGATCGTCGATATGGCAAAGCAGCATCACGGAACATCGCTGTTGAAGTTTTTCTATTATAAGGAAAAGGAATATAATAAGGACGTCAAGGAAGAGGCATATCGTTATCCAGGTCCAAGACCATCGACAAAGGAGACCGCTGTCTTATCGATTTGCGACTCTGTGGAAGCGGCGGTTCGCTCGATGAAAGAGCCTACGCAGGAAAAGATCCACAGTCTTGTAGACAGCATCATCAAGGATAAGCTGATGGATGGCCAGCTGGATTGCGCGCCGCTGACACTGCAGGAACTGCAAGTGATCAAAGATGCAATTTGTCAGGCGCTTACCGGAATATTCCATTCCCGTATCGAATATCCGGCTGATGAAAAAGTGAAGGAGGCATAACTAATGCAGATTGATTTTCATGATAAAACGAATTCCGTGACAGAAGATTATATCGATCTGATCGATCGGCTGATCCAATACGCAGCGGATGCAGAGAAGATAACCGAGGAAGCGGAGATGTCCATTACATTTGTGGACAATGCGGAGATACAGGTGATAAACCGTAATTATCGTCAAAAGGACGCGCCTACGGATGTCATTTCCTTCGCGATGCAAGAAGAGGGCGAAGGTGAGCAGCAAATCCTTG from Terribacillus sp. FSL K6-0262 encodes:
- the ybeY gene encoding rRNA maturation RNase YbeY encodes the protein MQIDFHDKTNSVTEDYIDLIDRLIQYAADAEKITEEAEMSITFVDNAEIQVINRNYRQKDAPTDVISFAMQEEGEGEQQILGEEIPIVFGDIIISVDKAKEQAEDYGHSVERELGFLALHGFLHLLGYDHMNEADEKKMFGRQEEILNGFGLKREEN